In the Penaeus chinensis breed Huanghai No. 1 chromosome 31, ASM1920278v2, whole genome shotgun sequence genome, one interval contains:
- the LOC125041976 gene encoding legumain-like, whose protein sequence is MWRPVLFLLAVALASGSSSKANQRGELWAVLVAGSSSWMNYRHQADVCHAYQILNQHGVPDDHIIVMMVDDIAHNEENPTPGVIINRPGGPNVYEGVPTDYTGNDVTPENFLKVLSGDVEGMKDVGSGKVVRSGPNDRIFLNMVDHGAPGIFAFPYDYLNATNLTDTILGMHRDGKFGEMVMYVESCESGSLFHNLLPKDVMVYALSASSPNQHSYACYLDTERDTYLGDVFSVKWMEDTDRENLHHETLKKQFKLVRKEVTTSTVMHWGEIRLDRQHLSKFMGKRQASRSQQDVYLPIRGEEDPCLESAVASPDVPVAILKSRIRRAKEVAEVDALKEELRHLRMNRVIVKVAMTRIIGHVAGGAPRMASLLVASGNHTITRWPCYTASVRAFHNHCFNLAKNPYALRVLKPVISMCEHGYTAEDFTRAAKLLCTHGPASGIV, encoded by the exons ATGTGGCGGCCGGTGCTGTTCCTACTGGCTGTGGCGCTAGCGAGTGGGTCTTCCTCGAAGGCGAATCAGAGGGGCGAGCTGTGGGCGGTGCTTGTGGCAGGTTCCTCCTCCTGGATGAACTACCGCCATCAG GCGGACGTGTGTCACGCCTACCAGATCCTCAACCAACATGGTGTCCCCGACGACCACATTATCGTCATGATGGTCGATGATATTGCACACAACGAAGA GAACCCGACGCCGGGCGTGATCATCAACCGACCCGGAGGACCTAACGTGTACGAAGGCGTCCCGACGGACTACACAGGCAATGACGTGACTCCCGAGAACTTCCTGAAGGTGCTGAGCGGTGACGTCGAAGGAATGAAGGACGTCGGGTCCGGGAAGGTCGTGCGAAGCGGCCCCAACGACCGCATCTTCCTCAACATGGTGGACCACGGCGCCCCCGGCATCTTCGCCTTCCCCTACGACTACCTCAACGCCACGAACCTCACTGACACCATCCTCGGCATGCATCGCGACGGGAAGTTCGGAGAG ATGGTGATGTATGTGGAGTCGTGCGAGTCGGGGTCGCTGTTCCACAACCTACTTCCGAAAGATGTTATGG TGTATGCTTTGAGCGCCTCGAGTCCCAACCAGCACTCGTACGCCTGTTAcctggacacagagagagacacttaCCTGGGAGACGTATTCAGCGTCAAGTGGATGGAGGACACTGATAGG GAGAACCTGCACCACGAGACGCTGAAGAAGCAGTTCAAGCTCGTGAGGAAGGAAGTGACGACGTCCACCGTGATGCACTGGGGGGAGATCCGCCTCGACCGTCAGCACCTGTCCAAGTTCATGGGGAAGAGGCAGGCGAGTCGGAGCCAGCAGGATGTGTACCTGCCGATCCGCGGGGAGGAAGACCCTTGCCTG GAGAGCGCCGTGGCCAGCCCTGACGTCCCGGTGGCGATCCTCAAGTCCCGCATCCGGAGGGCCAAGGAGGTCGCCGAGGTGGACGCCCTCAAGGAGGAGCTCCGGCACCTGCGCATG AACCGCGTGATCGTCAAGGTGGCCATGACCCGCATCATCGGGCACGTGGCGGGCGGCGCGCCTCGGATGGCGTCGCTCCTCGTGGCCAGCGGGAACCACACCATCACGCGCTGGCCCTGCTACACCGCCTCCGTCAGGGCCTTCCACAACCACTGCTTCAACCTGGCAAAG AACCCGTATGCCCTCCGTGTGCTCAAGCCGGTCATCAGCATGTGCGAACACGGCTACACGGCAGAGGATTTCACCCGCGCTGCCAAGCTCTTGTGCACACACGGCCCCGCGTCTGGCATCGTGTGA
- the LOC125041985 gene encoding legumain-like: protein MMRRALEMLTVAALVMAVGGDVAGARQHKGDLWAVLVAGSSYWMNYRHQADVCHAYQILHQHGVPDDHIIVMMTDDIAYNPENPDPGVIINRPDGPNVYEGVPKDYTGGSVTPETFLRVLRGDAEGLRGVGSGKVVRSGPDDRIFVNLVDHGAPGIFGFPNSFLKATELSETILDMHRNGKFGQMVLYVEACESGSMFSNLLPDDLGVYAVSASSPHQPSYACYMDEHLHTFLGDVFSIKWMEDTDREDIRRESLKKQFQIVRKEVTSSTVMHWGEIRLDRQHLSQFLGGEKVPSGVKSQKRGDDLCLSSATPSYDVPVAVLEARIRTSSSPQETEALKQQLDNLHQNRTFVSAVMASLVVHVTDANLDMVDKVMHNSHSITRWPCYTAAVDAFDAGCFRLAENLYALRVLQPVVNLCEHGYTAEEFARAVEAVCTHDPVTGMA from the exons ATGATGAGGCGAGCGCTGGAGATGCTGACGGTGGCCGCCCTCGTGATGGCTGTGGGCGGCGACGTGGCAGGGGCGCGGCAGCACAAGGGGGACCTGTGGGCGGTGCTGGTGGCGGGGTCGAGCTACTGGATGAACTACCGCCACCAG gccgatGTGTGTCACGCCTACCAGATCCTCCATCAACACGGCGTGCCAGACGACCATATTATTGTCATGATGACAGACGACATCGCGTACAACCCTGA AAACCCCGACCCGGGCGTGATCATCAACCGACCCGACGGACCCAACGTGTACGAGGGCGTCCCGAAGGACTACACCGGCGGGAGCGTCACGCCCGAGACCTTCCTGAGGGTGCTGAGGGGCGACGCAGAGGGCTTGAGGGGCGTCGGGTCCGGGAAGGTCGTGCGCAGTGGCCCTGATGACCGCATCTTCGTGAACCTGGTGGACCACGGCGCCCCCGGCATCTTCGGCTTCCCCAACTCTTTCCTGAAGGCCACCGAGCTCAGCGAAACCATCCTCGACATGCACCGCAACGGGAAGTTCGGGCAG ATGGTGTTGTACGTAGAGGCATGTGAATCTGGCTCAATGTTCTCCAACCTCCTGCCAGACGACCTCGGTG TCTACGCTGTCTCGGCCTCCAGTCCCCACCAGCCATCCTACGCCTGCTACATGGACGAGCACCTCCACACCTTCCTCGGAGACGTGTTCAGCATCAAGTGGATGGAGGACACGGACAGG gaagacatTCGTCGCGAGAGTCTGAAGAAGCAGTTCCAAATCGTGAGGAAGGAAGTGACGTCATCCACGGTCATGCACTGGGGGGAGATAAGACTCGACCGCCAGCACCTCTCGCAGTTCCTCGGGGGGGAAAAGGTCCCCTCAGGAGTGAAGAGCCAAAAGCGAGGAGATGACCTTTGCCTG aGCTCGGCGACCCCGAGTTACGACGTCCCCGTGGCCGTCCTCGAGGCCCGCATCCGGACGTCCTCCAGCCCGCAGGAGACGGAGGCGCTGAAGCAACAGCTAGACAACCTCCACCAG AACCGAACTTTCGTGTCCGCCGTCATGGCCAGCCTGGTCGTCCACGTGACGGACGCCAACCTAGACATGGTGGACAAAGTAATGCACAACTCCCACAGCATCACCCGCTGGCCCTGCTACACCGCCGCCGTCGACGCCTTCGACGCGGGCTGCTTCCGACTGGCTGAG AACCTGTACGCCCTGCGAGTGCTCCAGCCGGTAGTCAACCTGTGCGAGCATGGCTACACGGCGGAGGAGTTCGCCCGCGCCGTGGAAGCCGTTTGCACTCACGACCCCGTCACCGGCATGGCATGA